The sequence GAGACTGGGTGGGCCAGTGGTGGAGATAGAGGAGAGTTTGGGGGTGACCAGTGGAGGGAGAAGAGGGTTTGGGGTGACTGGTGGGAGCTGGGTTACAGAGACGtcgaaaagagagagagagagagagagagagaatgtatACGTATtcgtatttttattttttttaatatgtggtGTGGTTAACTAGGGTTTGTTGGGTTAAGTTTAGTTAAGTAttcatgtgcaatgcacatgcCATTTTTACACTAGTCAATTTCTTGGGGCAGTTTGTAGCCTTAAGCTACAACTAGTTTTGTAGCTAACCTTTGTTCTTCACAAAATgtgaaacaacaaaaaaatcacaGCCAATGCCACTAGCATTTTGGCAACTTTGGCTATATTAAACAAGGTTCATGCACAAAATTTAGAACACTTATGAAAAATGTCAAAACACTATTATATATCACAAATACTAGCATTGAGCAAATAAACTTTAACGAGTTTAGTACCTGATAACACCAGTTGTAAGAGTATGGTCAAGTCCAAactgcaaaaaagaaattaagacaAAGGTTTAATTGATTggaatcaagaattaataatattaatggtATATGATGATCAAAGTCTTGATTTGGCAATCATTGACAACATGTAGAGTTGGATTCAACCATAGGTAACCAGCTTTGATGAATATGAAATGCACCAACCACAAACCATTTGGAAGCCTTTTCTCTGATATTAGGCCTAACCTGatatagggggaaaaaaagtttttcCAGGCACTTTTTTGGGAAGATGAGATGAAAGCAAATGAATTTTCTCACGCTTAATATCAAACTGGGCACTATGCATAtggattaaaaatatataaagaaaaatttatgctgttttgaaattattaagaAATAAACTATTCCCTTGGCCGCCAAAAGTGATTGTTCTCAGTAATTCAGAATAGTAGTATGTTCACATACTGGATAAACAATACTATTTCAAGCAATAGTGCAATGAAAACATAGATTACGCAAGCAATGTAAAACTAATACTCACAGGGTTTCCAATAGCAAAAACTTTTTGACCAACAAGCAGGTCCGCAGAGATTCCAACAGGTATGGGTCTCAGTTTGTCCTTGGGTGCATCAACACGCAACACAGCAACATCCTTATCTTGGTCGAATCCAACAACTCTTGCATCATAAGTTGTCTGGTCAGCAAGAGTGACTCTGTACAGAACTAGCACCAATTTAAATGCGAACAATAAggaacttaaaatttaaaaatgacaaCCTGATATGacattttgaaactttttgaGAATAAAATCTTACATGAAACATATATTATAGTCAGCAGGTTTGACTACAGGGGAATTGCATGTCATAGATTACAAAGAACTCAGTGAAGGAATTAattcatgataatcaaaaccaGCGCCAATTGAAGACACTGGTCAGTCATTAATGCAAATAGTTCTATGCTCTCCAGAGACAAAGGTGAGAAAATTTCGTAGGCTGACAAAAGTAGTTCGGGCACAGCAGCTAATATGGATAAggactgaaaagtgaaaacttaaCAATCCCTGTTTCCTGAGAAGCCACATTATAAGCAGCAGTATGAGTATACAATCATGCTCATTGCCAGTAACAACTTCCCTAACAGTTGAAGATGTATATAAGTGTCCATAACTTCCAGACAGATGGTTTCCTTGGCGCAATATATGGCATGTTAAAGTTCCTCCCcaagtaacatttttttttctttttttggaggaCAGCAGCTTTAattaaagagaaatgatatgtctacaacatttttataacaaatcttaagtggcaagttgttattagttgttattgttggggcaaaaaagtaatcttagcgttagtttgaaatttgaaccaataacaactaaccaccccagatttgttgtaaaaatattgtagacgtagcatctctcttaattaaaatattaacaatGGACAACATGCTAAAACCCATTACAATCACTGGTTGGCATTGTATGTGCAAACACAATGGTGAGTCAGTGGATCACCTCTTCTTTCACCATGACGCTGATTGCGATTTATGGTCTCTTATTCTCAATATGAGTAGGGATAGGCAAAAGATTTGACTTCAGCATCTAGACTAATGGAGTTTTTAGATCAAATGaattgtcattattattaattttcttccatttttcttcCTTGCTTACTATTGACTCACCTACCTGTGTACTTCCCATGTATGAATGATGTGCTAATGTACTATGGATGTGCCCAACAATTATTGTACTGTTTTTCATCTTTGGTTTCCTAATAAAGTTACTTATCagaaaaatctattttcttcACACCGAGTATCCTCAACAGCTTTGGTCATCTAGATTGATTGGTTATCATAAAACTACATCTCCATTCCAAAAAGCAAAATGGCATGGCCCCAAAATAGAAGTGTTCaaattccttttttgttttttgttttgttaaacaatcacacaaatcCATTTCATTACTACAGAAGACCATCCAAAAGGAGAAAGGTTGATAAACATGTaaatgaaaagaacaaaaatgaagGAACGAACGAACCTAAGATCAGAAGCGCCACGAATGACATGGTAATTGGTAACAACGTGACCCTGTTTGTCCCACACGAACCCTGAACCCGAACCCTGCGGCACTTCTAACACGTCCAGAGTAAACGCGTCCTgcctaaaacaaaacaatacaaaTCGAAAGCATCAAAACCAAGCAAGCAAGCACAGCCGAATTCACAGATAGCCGAAGATAGTGAAGTACTTGACAGCGAGATTGGTGATGTAAACAACGGAGGGAGTGTTCTCTTGGAAAAGGCGAACGGTGGCGAGCTCATCGGTCTGCAATTTCCTGGGAGTGGAGACGACGAAGGCGGAGGCGGAGTCGACATCGCCGACGAAGAGAGAGATGGATAAGGCGAGTGAAGCGCAGAGAAGGAGGAGGGAATCTAGGGCGgctgaggagaagaagaagaagcggttTTGTTTGGCGAAGAggtagttgttattgttgttactaCTACAGTTTGGGGTTATGAGAGAGTTTTGGTGGATGGAAAGGATAAGGGGATTAAGGGAGGAGCGGGGAGGAAAGAGGGATTTGGAAGAGGAGGAGGGAAAGGAAATTGGTTTTCTGTTGtatggtgatggtggtggtggagaaGAGGCGTGGAAGAATGTGGAGTTGAGGAGTGAAGAAGCAGCCATTCTTTTGGACAGACTGGACAGCTGCTGTTAAGGGATTGACTCCTATGTGATCATCAcctacttttatatattataatactTGCTTCTATATCTGTGCTTTCTCGACCGTCGTTTTCAtacttcttttatatattatataatactTGCTTCTATATGTGTGCTTGCTTGTTGCTTCTATATGTGTGCTTGCTTGTTGCTTCTATAGGTGTGCTTTCTTGACCGTCGTTTTCATACTTTTCTAATTCCATTGCTTCTTTCTATATTTTGTAGCAAGGATGGGTATAATTACTAATTATTAGGGGAGGGAGATTTGATGTCTTCTTTGAAATTATTAGGAATGGATAATTAGTTAAGAGTTATAAAACTTTTGACAGTAGTTATGTGTTTTGGTTAGCTTAATTTGACacaattctcttttttttttctttttttaatttttactttgaCTCGGTGTTTATTATACCCAAACAATTTTATATAGTCCAAAAATAACTGAATCTGTGACTTGAAGTTGCAATTTCCAAGTTGAAAATTGTAACTTTAAGTCAtgattttagtaatttttttaagttatgtAAAACAATTTGTGTGCAATAAgtattattcatatatatatatatatatataattcagtAGTTACAACGGGATGCTAACTAATTAAGGTACAACACTCTTGACAATGCAAGAATAAAGAGCAATAATTATTAAGCATGTGTAATAGATTTCAAATTGTATGGTAgccttgtaaaaaaaaaaattgcaatggTCTCCAATGTTGGatggtgtatatatataagtgaatGCATTACATCCTAAAGCTTACATGAAGTATTCTCTATTGCTATTTACCAATCATGAGAACTTGGAATAGAAAATTTGCAATGCAAATTGCAAGCCTCTATGGATCTTTCAAAGTGCCTTTAATCGtttaaaataattgttattaGAAAAATTTGATACTTGAGATGATATGTGGTTAAGtgtccaatttttatttatgaagttAAATAGCAAATTGTAGGAAGTTAAGTTGGAAACAAACTTGCctttttatgattttaaaatagctttgataaattaatttccttctttAATCAAATTACTTGCAAAATAGAATGAGCACGAAGACCTACGTTGCATTATTACCAGTGACATCCTGTCACGTAGGAATGTTCTACACTAGAAAAGAGAGATCTAGGCAATAGCCGAAGCACACACGTGATCCAACGAGTACCTTCTTCTAACCTTATTATGCTTACCACATTTCACTTCACAATTTCATTTTCACATCCTATCCATTGAAAAAAGAAGCCCACTATCAAGAAAAAAGTTGAGCGAGTGAGATTTCTTCACCTCAGTATGGTAATGGTGGTCCCTGAACCGTAGGCATCAATTTCAAAAGATTGATGAATCAGAGATCCCATATTGCAACAGttcttataaattaatttaaaacaaaagagctcTAACTCATTGATGTAGAATGACTACTCAACAATAATCACTCCTacggaaaagaaagaaagttacaaaattttatcaaaaggtCGCAATTCCCTTGGTAGGCCATCAAAATTTCCAGCATTGACGTCTGATTGTAGCATAGGACGCTTCCCTTCCCAAACAATGCCCTCTGCTAGGTGCTCCATGTTTGGTGTAAGCATTACATAATTTGGATCAGCTCTTTGATAACTGCAAAATAGGAAGATGATAACTCTATTTACTGACAGATGTAATTGGTGTAGCATGTCAAATCCAATAACT is a genomic window of Quercus lobata isolate SW786 chromosome 2, ValleyOak3.0 Primary Assembly, whole genome shotgun sequence containing:
- the LOC115976658 gene encoding protease Do-like 1, chloroplastic — translated: MAASSLLNSTFFHASSPPPPSPYNRKPISFPSSSSKSLFPPRSSLNPLILSIHQNSLITPNCSSNNNNNYLFAKQNRFFFFSSAALDSLLLLCASLALSISLFVGDVDSASAFVVSTPRKLQTDELATVRLFQENTPSVVYITNLAVKQDAFTLDVLEVPQGSGSGFVWDKQGHVVTNYHVIRGASDLRVTLADQTTYDARVVGFDQDKDVAVLRVDAPKDKLRPIPVGISADLLVGQKVFAIGNPFGLDHTLTTGVISGLRREISSAATGRPIQDVIQTDAAINPGNSGGPLLDSSGSLIGINTAIYSPSGASSGVGFSIPVDTVGGIVDQLVRFGKVTRPILGIKFAPDQSVEQLGVSGVLVLDAPASGPAGKAGLQPTKRDAYGRLILGDIITSVNGKKVTNGSDLYRILDQCKVGEKVTVEVLRGDHKEKIPVTLEPKADES